A window of the Streptomyces sp. NBC_01351 genome harbors these coding sequences:
- a CDS encoding cellulose-binding protein, with protein MSAPIAIVRGRGYRVEDVDRYLGRLSGSRDEAWERVARLTVLAKQMESEAERLRGAVAALAPQTYDELSERARRILLLAQEEAQTLREDARADAAATRGAAEAHAERVAALARQDADAVREQTEVRARQGLLRAQREADDARAAARDDAAEWRSEAAAGLAAVRRRSEALLAEREQEQAERWETAERELAARESELVARHEELERYAESRLAEARRGFAEAQEAARHGQEDAEALAAEVLAGARVEEERVGRETERVLREHAEAGEEMRAHMNHVRSSLAALTGRASA; from the coding sequence ATGAGTGCACCCATTGCGATCGTGCGCGGCCGTGGCTACCGCGTGGAGGACGTCGACCGTTATCTGGGTCGGCTGTCCGGCAGTCGCGACGAGGCCTGGGAGCGGGTGGCGCGGCTGACCGTCCTGGCGAAGCAGATGGAGTCGGAGGCGGAGCGGCTGCGGGGCGCCGTGGCCGCGCTGGCCCCGCAGACGTACGACGAGCTGAGCGAGCGCGCCCGGCGGATCCTGCTGCTGGCCCAGGAGGAGGCGCAGACCCTGCGGGAGGACGCGCGCGCGGACGCGGCGGCGACGCGGGGTGCGGCCGAGGCGCACGCGGAGCGGGTGGCCGCGCTGGCGCGGCAGGACGCGGACGCGGTGCGGGAGCAGACGGAGGTCCGGGCCCGGCAGGGGCTGCTGCGGGCGCAGCGGGAGGCGGACGACGCGCGGGCGGCGGCGCGGGACGACGCGGCGGAGTGGCGGTCGGAGGCGGCGGCCGGGCTGGCGGCGGTGCGGCGGCGGTCGGAGGCGCTGCTCGCGGAGCGCGAGCAGGAGCAGGCGGAGCGGTGGGAGACGGCGGAACGGGAGCTGGCGGCGCGGGAGTCCGAGCTGGTGGCGCGGCACGAGGAGCTGGAGCGGTACGCGGAGTCCCGGCTGGCGGAGGCGCGGCGGGGCTTCGCGGAAGCGCAGGAGGCGGCGCGGCACGGGCAGGAGGACGCGGAGGCGCTGGCCGCGGAGGTGTTGGCGGGGGCGCGGGTCGAGGAGGAGCGGGTGGGGCGCGAGACGGAGCGGGTCCTGCGGGAGCATGCGGAGGCGGGGGAGGAGATGCGGGCGCACATGAACCACGTCCGGTCCAGCCTGGCGGCGCTGACGGGGCGGGCGTCGGCGTAG
- the pth gene encoding aminoacyl-tRNA hydrolase — MSDDAATPWLVVGLGNPGGEYAGNRHNIGFMVADLLAERIGGKFKAHKARAQVVEGRIGAPGPANRRVVLAKPMSFMNLSGGPVTALRDFYKVPLERIVAIHDELDIDYPTLRLKLGGGDNGHNGLKSMTKSMGPEYHRVRCGIGRPPGRMQVADFVLKDFSSTERKELDWFVDRAADSVECLIAEGLERAQSTYNS, encoded by the coding sequence ATGTCGGACGACGCGGCGACTCCCTGGCTGGTCGTGGGCCTGGGCAATCCGGGCGGCGAGTACGCGGGGAACCGTCACAACATCGGTTTCATGGTGGCGGACCTGCTCGCGGAGCGGATCGGCGGCAAGTTCAAGGCGCACAAGGCCCGTGCCCAGGTGGTCGAGGGGCGCATCGGCGCGCCGGGGCCGGCGAACCGCCGTGTGGTGCTGGCGAAGCCGATGTCCTTCATGAACCTGTCGGGCGGGCCCGTGACGGCCCTGCGCGACTTCTACAAGGTGCCGTTGGAGCGGATCGTCGCGATCCACGACGAGCTGGACATCGACTATCCGACGCTGCGGCTGAAGCTGGGCGGCGGGGACAACGGCCACAACGGTCTGAAGTCGATGACCAAGTCGATGGGTCCCGAGTACCACCGGGTGCGTTGCGGGATCGGCCGGCCTCCGGGCCGGATGCAGGTCGCGGACTTCGTGCTGAAGGACTTCTCCTCCACGGAGCGCAAGGAGCTGGACTGGTTCGTGGACCGGGCTGCCGACTCGGTGGAGTGCCTGATCGCGGAGGGTCTGGAGCGCGCCCAGTCGACGTACAACTCCTAG
- a CDS encoding sensor histidine kinase yields MTSTGDVEGRAGPPLWWWARRRDVVVDLALGGVSAVECGWEGVAFAREAGVPTAVGVLFGLVVGAVLVVRRRWPVAVVLVGIGVTPAVMGFLLGVVGLYTVASSEVPRRITATLTSMALAATFAVMYLRTRGDMEADHTVVLMLSVFVAVALNVPPVLFGLYIGARRRLMESLQERADSLERELSLLADRAEERAEWARTEERTRIAREMHDVVAHRVSLMVVHAAALEAVAAKDPARAAKNAALVGDMGRQALTELREMLGVLRREAPAKPVVAAAPAVPVAFVGGFEDGPSLAELEALVGQSRVAGMVVEMVVQGALCAYPAEVEQTAYRVVQEALTNCHKHAPGARVVVRLAHREGEVAMQVENGPCDGQAPEPGLPSGGNGLVGMRERVLGLGGVFVSGPTDAGGFRVSAVIPVPVPVPVPVR; encoded by the coding sequence ATGACCAGTACGGGGGATGTGGAAGGCCGCGCTGGGCCGCCTTTGTGGTGGTGGGCGCGGCGGCGGGATGTCGTGGTGGATCTGGCGCTCGGTGGGGTGTCGGCCGTCGAGTGCGGGTGGGAGGGAGTGGCCTTCGCCCGGGAGGCGGGGGTGCCGACCGCGGTCGGGGTGCTGTTCGGGCTGGTGGTGGGGGCCGTGCTCGTGGTGCGGCGGCGGTGGCCGGTGGCCGTGGTGCTGGTGGGGATCGGTGTCACGCCGGCCGTGATGGGCTTCCTGCTCGGGGTGGTGGGGCTGTACACGGTGGCCTCCTCCGAGGTGCCCCGGCGGATCACCGCCACGCTGACCTCGATGGCGCTGGCCGCCACCTTCGCCGTGATGTACCTGCGGACCCGCGGGGACATGGAGGCCGACCACACGGTCGTGCTGATGCTGTCCGTCTTCGTGGCGGTGGCGCTGAACGTGCCGCCGGTGCTGTTCGGGCTGTACATCGGGGCCCGGCGCAGGCTGATGGAGAGCCTGCAGGAGCGGGCGGACTCGCTGGAGCGGGAGCTGTCGCTGCTGGCGGACCGGGCGGAGGAGCGGGCCGAGTGGGCGCGTACGGAGGAGCGGACCCGGATCGCGCGGGAGATGCACGACGTGGTTGCCCACCGGGTGTCGCTGATGGTGGTGCACGCGGCCGCGCTGGAGGCGGTGGCGGCGAAGGATCCGGCGCGGGCCGCGAAGAACGCGGCGCTCGTGGGTGACATGGGGCGCCAGGCGCTGACGGAGCTGCGGGAGATGTTGGGGGTGCTGCGGCGGGAGGCGCCGGCGAAGCCGGTCGTGGCGGCGGCCCCTGCCGTGCCGGTGGCGTTCGTGGGGGGTTTTGAGGACGGGCCCTCGCTGGCGGAGCTGGAGGCGCTGGTGGGGCAGTCGCGGGTGGCGGGGATGGTCGTGGAGATGGTGGTGCAGGGGGCGCTGTGCGCTTACCCGGCGGAGGTGGAGCAGACGGCCTACCGGGTGGTGCAGGAGGCGTTGACCAACTGCCACAAGCACGCTCCGGGTGCGCGGGTCGTCGTACGGCTCGCGCACCGGGAGGGGGAGGTGGCGATGCAGGTGGAGAACGGGCCGTGTGACGGGCAGGCTCCGGAGCCGGGGCTGCCGAGCGGGGGGAACGGGCTCGTGGGGATGCGGGAGCGGGTGCTGGGGCTGGGCGGGGTGTTCGTGTCGGGGCCGACCGATGCGGGCGGTTTCCGGGTCTCGGCGGTCATTCCGGTGCCGGTGCCGGTGCCGGTGCCGGTGCGCTAG
- a CDS encoding ribose-phosphate diphosphokinase encodes MTGIKTTGEKKLMLFSGRAHPELAEEVAHQLGVGLVPTKAFDFANGEIYVRFQESARGADCFLIQSHTAPINKWIMEQLIMIDALKRASARSITVIVPSYGYARQDKKHKGREPISARLVADLLKTAGADRILTVDLHTDQIQGFFDGPVDHLSALPVLADYVGAKVDRSKLTIVSPDAGRVRVADRWCDRLDAPLAIVHKRRDKDVANQVTVHEVVGEVKGRVCVLVDDMIDTGGTICAAADALFAHGAEDVIVTATHGILSGPAADRLKNSKVSEFVFTNTLPDPSDLELDKITVLSIAPMIARAVREVFEDGSVTSLFEEQN; translated from the coding sequence GTGACCGGGATCAAGACGACCGGCGAGAAGAAGCTGATGCTCTTCTCCGGCCGCGCCCACCCCGAGCTGGCCGAGGAGGTCGCGCACCAGCTCGGTGTCGGCCTCGTGCCGACCAAGGCTTTCGACTTCGCGAACGGCGAGATCTACGTCCGCTTCCAGGAGTCGGCTCGCGGCGCGGACTGCTTCCTGATCCAGAGCCACACGGCTCCGATCAACAAGTGGATCATGGAGCAGCTGATCATGATCGACGCGCTGAAGCGCGCGTCGGCACGCTCCATCACCGTGATCGTCCCGTCCTACGGGTACGCCCGCCAGGACAAGAAGCACAAGGGCCGCGAGCCGATCTCGGCCCGCCTGGTCGCCGACCTGCTGAAGACCGCGGGTGCCGACCGCATCCTCACGGTCGACCTGCACACGGACCAGATCCAGGGCTTCTTCGACGGCCCGGTGGACCACCTTTCGGCCCTGCCGGTCCTCGCGGACTACGTGGGCGCCAAGGTGGACCGCTCGAAGCTGACGATCGTCTCCCCGGACGCCGGCCGCGTGCGCGTCGCCGACCGCTGGTGCGACCGTCTGGACGCGCCGCTCGCGATCGTGCACAAGCGCCGTGACAAGGACGTCGCCAACCAGGTGACCGTCCACGAGGTCGTCGGTGAGGTCAAGGGTCGCGTCTGCGTCCTGGTCGACGACATGATCGACACGGGTGGCACGATCTGCGCCGCGGCCGACGCGCTGTTCGCGCACGGCGCGGAGGACGTCATCGTGACGGCCACGCACGGCATCCTGTCGGGCCCGGCCGCCGACCGTCTGAAGAACTCCAAGGTCAGCGAGTTCGTGTTCACGAACACCCTGCCGGACCCGTCCGACCTGGAGCTCGACAAGATCACGGTGCTGTCGATCGCCCCGATGATCGCGCGCGCGGTGCGCGAGGTCTTCGAGGACGGCTCGGTCACCAGCCTGTTCGAAGAGCAGAACTAG
- a CDS encoding SUKH-4 family immunity protein, with translation MVTFAQAQERAEEWINGDVPAYQHREVRVREFGLGFVVWAEDRAAGPVSGGGRQRLVIARDSGEVTLWPGLPVGEVIRRYEEEYGAAAVASASEASVPPPRIDSEQTSFMLSPPEWLQEAADRAGIPPAVTPTAPPAPAPVPAPEPVAPAPLFAEPADAVSAPEPVPVRASEPVDAVPLRRGGEIPYEPTANDGVPAGSTPWAGTDVNSGSDDASVPLPATVFAPPLSGSDLDDVPSPGVASEAKTTLMAGGSQLPRTAVVPALGSEAADIADAPTSKARISRPGGSAGGAAGAAGAAGPGAGQPHTPPGPPTPPGAPGSLGGGLDHAATMLAGPSVTGQPPAPPGPPGAPRGGVPQPPGPPGPPGAPGSLGGGLDHAATMLAGPAVTGQPPAPPGPPGAPGVGVPQPPGPPGAPGGGSLGGGLDHAATMLAGPSVTGQPPAPPGPPGAPRGGAPQPPGPPGPPGAPGGGSLGGGLDHAATMLAGPSVTGQPPAPPGPPPGVHVAHPPAPQVPQAHQAPSGVPTVGPGYQAVLRYRAPDGSEQQLIRRSAPGTPHPEWQILHELRAMNVAPQQVLELHTELESCELPGGYCARMIRETWPQVRITNVAPYGKDHAGRQQGMRHLLTHQGELHQVADGPARPAPVRAPLPQVPLQPAIPLEAIAQELAGAFGPQGVFRYDQRAVSRQGVPEIVAQTLVWSGLPVDFGPFFWAQAVPGQPVPTLAEMAAQRQVQPASDAGSYLVVGSDFGKALCVQYGTAHIVAVPVEGGPGGAPVPPQFVNSSLPQFVRSLAMLGHMWRLRQHLTPEQAGRWTVDFQTNLAGLDSAALASPETWWSVLLEQMWDGLL, from the coding sequence ATGGTGACGTTCGCGCAGGCGCAGGAGCGCGCCGAGGAGTGGATCAACGGGGACGTACCCGCGTACCAGCACCGTGAGGTGCGCGTACGGGAGTTCGGGCTCGGTTTCGTGGTGTGGGCGGAGGACCGTGCGGCCGGTCCGGTGTCCGGTGGTGGTCGGCAGCGGCTGGTCATCGCGCGGGACAGCGGGGAGGTCACGCTGTGGCCGGGGCTGCCGGTGGGTGAGGTGATCCGCCGGTACGAGGAGGAGTACGGGGCCGCTGCGGTGGCGTCGGCTTCGGAGGCGTCGGTTCCGCCGCCGCGGATCGACTCGGAGCAGACCTCGTTCATGCTGAGCCCGCCGGAGTGGCTGCAGGAGGCGGCGGACCGGGCGGGGATTCCGCCGGCCGTGACGCCGACGGCTCCTCCCGCTCCGGCGCCGGTTCCTGCTCCGGAGCCGGTGGCCCCGGCTCCGCTGTTCGCGGAGCCCGCGGACGCCGTGTCGGCTCCCGAGCCGGTGCCGGTGAGGGCCTCGGAGCCCGTGGACGCGGTGCCGCTGCGGCGCGGGGGTGAGATCCCGTACGAGCCGACCGCCAACGACGGGGTGCCCGCCGGGTCCACCCCGTGGGCCGGGACCGATGTGAACTCCGGCTCGGACGACGCTTCCGTGCCGCTGCCCGCGACGGTGTTCGCGCCGCCGCTGTCCGGGTCGGACCTCGACGACGTGCCGTCCCCCGGGGTGGCGTCCGAGGCGAAGACCACGCTGATGGCGGGCGGCAGCCAGCTGCCGAGGACCGCGGTCGTACCGGCGCTCGGGTCGGAGGCGGCGGACATCGCCGACGCGCCGACGAGCAAGGCCCGGATTTCCCGCCCGGGTGGCTCCGCAGGGGGCGCCGCGGGCGCCGCCGGCGCCGCTGGTCCCGGCGCGGGGCAGCCGCACACGCCGCCGGGTCCGCCGACCCCGCCAGGGGCTCCCGGGTCGTTGGGTGGTGGGCTGGATCATGCCGCGACGATGCTGGCGGGTCCGTCCGTGACGGGTCAGCCGCCGGCGCCTCCCGGTCCGCCGGGGGCTCCGCGGGGTGGTGTGCCGCAGCCTCCCGGTCCGCCGGGTCCGCCCGGGGCTCCGGGGTCGTTGGGTGGTGGGCTGGATCATGCCGCGACGATGTTGGCGGGTCCCGCTGTGACGGGTCAGCCACCGGCGCCTCCCGGTCCGCCCGGGGCGCCTGGTGTCGGCGTGCCGCAGCCGCCCGGTCCGCCGGGGGCTCCGGGTGGTGGTTCGCTCGGTGGTGGGCTGGATCATGCCGCGACGATGCTGGCGGGTCCGTCCGTGACGGGTCAGCCGCCCGCGCCTCCCGGTCCGCCGGGGGCTCCGCGGGGTGGTGCGCCGCAGCCGCCCGGTCCGCCGGGTCCGCCCGGGGCTCCGGGTGGTGGTTCGCTCGGTGGTGGGCTGGATCATGCCGCGACGATGCTGGCGGGTCCGTCCGTGACGGGTCAGCCGCCCGCGCCTCCCGGTCCGCCGCCGGGTGTTCACGTGGCGCACCCCCCGGCGCCGCAGGTACCGCAGGCGCACCAGGCTCCCTCCGGTGTGCCCACGGTCGGGCCCGGCTACCAGGCCGTGCTCCGCTACCGCGCGCCCGACGGCTCCGAGCAGCAGCTCATCCGCCGCTCGGCGCCCGGTACTCCGCACCCGGAGTGGCAGATCCTGCACGAGCTGCGCGCCATGAACGTGGCGCCGCAGCAGGTGCTGGAGCTGCACACCGAGCTGGAGTCCTGCGAGCTGCCCGGCGGTTACTGCGCCCGGATGATCCGGGAGACCTGGCCCCAGGTGCGGATCACCAACGTGGCTCCGTACGGCAAGGACCACGCGGGCCGGCAGCAGGGCATGCGGCATCTGCTCACCCATCAGGGTGAACTGCACCAGGTGGCGGACGGTCCGGCGCGCCCCGCGCCGGTACGGGCCCCGCTGCCGCAGGTGCCGCTCCAGCCGGCGATCCCGCTCGAAGCCATCGCGCAGGAGCTGGCGGGGGCGTTCGGTCCGCAGGGCGTGTTCCGCTACGACCAGCGGGCGGTGTCCCGTCAGGGTGTGCCGGAGATCGTGGCGCAGACGCTGGTGTGGTCGGGCCTGCCCGTCGATTTCGGGCCGTTCTTCTGGGCGCAGGCGGTGCCGGGGCAGCCGGTGCCGACGCTGGCCGAGATGGCGGCGCAGCGTCAGGTGCAGCCGGCGTCGGACGCGGGCTCGTACCTGGTGGTCGGCAGCGACTTCGGCAAGGCGCTCTGCGTGCAGTACGGGACCGCCCACATCGTGGCGGTGCCGGTGGAGGGCGGTCCGGGCGGTGCCCCGGTGCCGCCGCAGTTCGTGAATTCGAGCCTGCCGCAGTTCGTACGGTCGCTCGCGATGCTGGGTCACATGTGGCGGCTGCGCCAGCACCTGACGCCGGAACAGGCGGGCCGCTGGACCGTGGACTTCCAGACGAACCTGGCGGGACTCGACAGCGCGGCGCTGGCTTCGCCGGAGACCTGGTGGTCGGTGCTGCTGGAGCAGATGTGGGACGGGCTGCTCTAG
- a CDS encoding YwqJ-related putative deaminase gives MQNTATRTDTADTTGPAHGPVTGPATDPGGSAGDPAGDPRLRWSSAAGRPAVPVLRFRRDGILPTVAAALSVRGETLTGTAGKADQPPVLHPLVQDFLDTLTSGQRERFTGRCPEAILVSRHLAAIEGARSKRASRKPLSPSEARRSLKHAKITARRIREDGDPLHGSYAPPCRSCEALLAHFGVRPVDLTPSEQR, from the coding sequence ATGCAGAACACGGCAACACGTACAGACACGGCCGACACCACGGGCCCGGCCCACGGCCCGGTGACCGGCCCGGCCACCGACCCCGGCGGCTCCGCCGGCGACCCAGCCGGCGACCCCCGGCTGCGCTGGAGCAGCGCCGCCGGCCGCCCCGCCGTACCCGTCCTGCGCTTCCGCCGCGACGGCATCCTGCCCACCGTGGCCGCCGCCCTCTCCGTACGCGGCGAAACCCTCACCGGCACCGCGGGCAAAGCCGACCAGCCCCCCGTGCTCCACCCCCTCGTACAGGACTTCCTCGACACCCTCACGAGCGGCCAGCGCGAACGTTTCACCGGCCGATGTCCCGAGGCCATCCTGGTCTCCCGACACCTGGCCGCCATCGAAGGCGCCCGCTCCAAACGCGCCTCCCGCAAACCGCTCTCGCCCAGCGAGGCCCGCCGCTCCCTCAAGCACGCGAAGATCACCGCCCGCCGCATCCGCGAGGACGGCGACCCCCTCCACGGCAGCTACGCACCCCCCTGCCGCTCCTGCGAGGCCCTCCTCGCCCACTTCGGCGTACGCCCCGTCGACCTCACCCCCTCCGAGCAGCGATGA
- a CDS encoding SUKH-3 domain-containing protein has translation MTTSASYDRSSATRFPVAVDSALRTAGWEPGRWDIKQAEYWADALRDHTTPAGHRHTVFPAAVEAWAEFGGLTVSAPGPGRQIAPTAIHLDPLTGLHMARTFADLGRALSSELCPLGIEADRGHLPAVAGGSSHLAIDREGRVYGIDHTGDWYLGSDTDEALTLLLTGLQPTRLTTG, from the coding sequence ATGACCACCTCCGCCTCCTACGACCGCTCCTCGGCCACCCGCTTCCCCGTCGCCGTGGACTCCGCCCTGCGCACCGCCGGCTGGGAGCCCGGCCGCTGGGACATCAAGCAGGCCGAGTACTGGGCCGACGCCCTGCGCGACCACACCACCCCGGCCGGGCACCGGCACACCGTTTTCCCCGCCGCCGTCGAGGCCTGGGCCGAATTCGGCGGACTCACCGTCTCCGCCCCTGGACCCGGCCGCCAGATAGCCCCCACGGCGATCCACCTCGACCCCCTCACCGGGCTCCACATGGCCCGCACCTTCGCCGACCTGGGCCGCGCCCTGTCCTCCGAGCTCTGCCCCCTGGGCATCGAAGCCGACCGGGGGCACCTCCCAGCGGTAGCTGGGGGAAGCTCCCACTTGGCGATCGACCGCGAGGGCCGCGTCTACGGCATCGACCACACCGGCGACTGGTACCTGGGCTCCGACACGGACGAGGCCCTCACCCTCCTCCTCACGGGCCTCCAGCCGACCCGCCTGACCACGGGCTGA
- the glmU gene encoding bifunctional UDP-N-acetylglucosamine diphosphorylase/glucosamine-1-phosphate N-acetyltransferase GlmU: MSANRPAAVVVLAAGEGTRMKSATPKVLHEICGRSLVGHVVAASRELDPEHLVVVVGHAREQVTAHLAGIDAGVRTAVQYEQNGTGHAVRMALEELGGTVTGTVIVVCGDTPLLTGETLKQLAATHTADGNAVTVLTAEVPDSTGYGRIVRDAESGAVKAIVEHKDATDAQRAIREINSGVFAFDGALLADALGKVRTDNSQGEEYLTDVLGILREAGHRVGAAVGADHRQILGINNRVQLAEARALLNARLLEQAMLAGVTIVDPAGTFIDVTVTFGQDAIVHPGTQLLGSTHIAEGAEVGPNSRLTDTHVGAGARVDNTVADSAVVGAQASVGPFAYLRPGTNLGVKAKAGTYVEMKNATIGEGTKVPHLSYVGDATIGEYTNIGAASVFVNYDGEHKHHTTVGSHCKTGSDNMFVAPVTIGDGAYTAAGSVITKDVPPGALAVARGQQRNIEGWVARKRPGSASATAAQSAVQVDSDAR, encoded by the coding sequence GTGAGCGCCAACCGCCCGGCAGCCGTCGTCGTCCTCGCAGCGGGTGAGGGCACCCGCATGAAGTCCGCGACTCCGAAGGTTCTGCACGAGATCTGCGGGCGCTCGCTCGTCGGTCACGTGGTCGCCGCCTCCCGTGAGCTGGACCCCGAACACCTCGTCGTGGTCGTCGGGCACGCCCGGGAGCAGGTCACCGCGCACCTCGCCGGCATCGACGCCGGCGTCCGCACCGCCGTCCAGTACGAGCAGAACGGCACCGGGCACGCGGTCCGCATGGCCCTCGAAGAGCTCGGCGGCACGGTCACCGGCACCGTGATCGTGGTCTGCGGGGACACCCCGCTCCTCACCGGGGAGACCCTCAAGCAGCTCGCGGCCACGCACACCGCCGACGGCAACGCCGTCACCGTGCTGACGGCCGAGGTGCCGGACTCCACCGGCTACGGGCGCATCGTGCGCGACGCCGAGTCGGGCGCCGTGAAGGCGATCGTCGAGCACAAGGACGCCACCGACGCCCAGCGCGCCATCCGCGAGATCAACTCCGGGGTCTTCGCCTTCGACGGGGCCCTGCTGGCCGACGCGCTCGGCAAGGTGCGCACGGACAACAGCCAGGGCGAGGAGTACCTCACGGACGTCCTCGGCATCCTGCGCGAGGCCGGCCACCGCGTCGGCGCGGCCGTCGGCGCCGACCACCGGCAGATCCTCGGCATCAACAACCGTGTGCAGCTCGCCGAGGCCCGCGCCCTGCTGAACGCGCGCCTGCTGGAGCAGGCCATGCTCGCGGGCGTGACGATCGTCGACCCGGCCGGCACCTTCATCGACGTGACGGTCACTTTCGGCCAGGACGCGATCGTGCACCCGGGGACCCAGCTCCTCGGCTCCACGCACATCGCCGAGGGCGCCGAGGTCGGCCCCAACAGCCGCCTCACGGACACCCACGTGGGCGCGGGCGCCCGGGTGGACAACACGGTGGCCGACAGCGCGGTCGTGGGCGCGCAGGCGAGCGTGGGCCCCTTCGCGTACCTGCGTCCCGGTACCAACCTCGGCGTGAAGGCCAAGGCCGGCACGTACGTGGAGATGAAGAACGCGACGATCGGCGAGGGCACGAAGGTGCCGCACCTGTCGTACGTGGGCGACGCCACGATCGGCGAGTACACCAACATCGGCGCGGCCAGTGTCTTCGTGAACTACGACGGTGAGCACAAGCACCACACCACCGTCGGCTCGCACTGTAAGACGGGGTCGGACAACATGTTTGTGGCACCCGTCACCATCGGGGACGGCGCCTACACGGCCGCCGGGTCCGTGATCACGAAGGACGTACCGCCCGGCGCACTGGCCGTGGCCCGGGGCCAGCAGCGGAATATCGAGGGCTGGGTGGCCCGGAAGCGTCCGGGAAGTGCCTCGGCGACGGCGGCTCAATCGGCAGTCCAGGTGGACTCCGACGCCCGTTGA
- a CDS encoding 50S ribosomal protein L25/general stress protein Ctc has translation MSEIKLSAQLRDTFGKGSARQARRDALVPAVIYGHGNEPKHVNVEAHGLQLALRTANVLISLDIAGDGTELVIPKAVQKHPLKRSISHVDFLIVKKGEKVTVDVAIVTEGELAAGGNMLETLQNTVSVEAEATHIPTEVTVSIAGLEAGTTIHAKDLVLPEGTTLAIDGDVAVLQVVAPQAEEPAAEAAEGTEA, from the coding sequence ATGTCCGAGATCAAGCTTTCCGCCCAGCTCCGTGACACCTTCGGCAAGGGCTCTGCCCGCCAGGCCCGTCGCGACGCCCTGGTTCCCGCCGTCATCTACGGTCACGGCAACGAGCCGAAGCACGTCAACGTCGAGGCCCACGGCCTGCAGCTGGCGCTGCGCACCGCGAACGTCCTGATCTCCCTGGACATCGCGGGCGACGGCACCGAGCTGGTCATCCCGAAGGCCGTTCAGAAGCACCCCCTGAAGCGCTCGATCTCCCACGTCGACTTCCTGATCGTCAAGAAGGGCGAGAAGGTCACCGTCGACGTCGCGATCGTCACCGAGGGCGAGCTTGCCGCCGGCGGCAACATGCTGGAGACCCTCCAGAACACCGTCTCCGTCGAGGCCGAGGCCACCCACATCCCGACCGAGGTCACCGTCTCGATCGCGGGCCTCGAGGCCGGCACCACCATCCACGCCAAGGACCTGGTCCTCCCGGAGGGCACCACCCTGGCCATCGACGGTGACGTCGCCGTCCTGCAGGTCGTCGCCCCGCAGGCCGAGGAGCCGGCCGCCGAGGCCGCCGAGGGCACCGAGGCCTGA
- a CDS encoding SMI1/KNR4 family protein encodes MTTGRLGQHAAPPNAAYSGQVVHFPDPVRAARHPHGVRVDGNGHPDFSAYARAAVEIAEPPEGFGVDELRLTDVVSANAAMKVAGHELWDTVGPVATPHGWTWHHVAGSRRMELVPVEVKALLRHHAGLATAPVDHEKRGTRPLQEVRPVHMGLPKSVVSVSESQVQGVEEDLGYRLPEAYRSFLKAAGGSAPVGVGLEVDLGLLVDQPFFTVREEAAVNDLVYANKCLRDHLTKDYLCVAFAQGGLLALKVKGESLGSVWFSPYDDARDRDGWSVQERVERLLLPCGGDFDAFLERLAGNPPELETVAGLMVDGGFARSVPVSGPARVEG; translated from the coding sequence ATGACGACAGGTCGGCTCGGGCAGCATGCCGCGCCACCCAACGCCGCTTACTCGGGGCAGGTCGTGCATTTCCCGGACCCGGTCCGGGCCGCTCGGCATCCCCACGGAGTGCGGGTGGACGGCAACGGGCATCCGGACTTCTCCGCGTACGCGCGCGCGGCGGTGGAGATCGCCGAACCGCCGGAGGGCTTCGGTGTCGACGAGTTGCGTCTGACGGACGTCGTGTCCGCGAACGCCGCGATGAAGGTGGCCGGGCACGAGCTGTGGGACACGGTCGGCCCGGTCGCGACGCCGCACGGCTGGACCTGGCACCACGTGGCGGGTTCGCGGCGCATGGAACTGGTTCCGGTCGAGGTGAAGGCGCTGCTGCGGCACCACGCCGGGCTGGCGACCGCTCCGGTCGACCACGAGAAGCGCGGGACGCGACCGTTGCAGGAGGTGCGCCCGGTGCACATGGGGCTGCCGAAGTCGGTGGTCTCGGTCTCCGAGTCGCAGGTGCAGGGCGTCGAGGAGGATCTCGGCTACCGGCTGCCGGAGGCGTACCGCTCGTTCCTGAAGGCGGCGGGTGGCAGCGCGCCGGTGGGCGTGGGTCTGGAGGTGGACCTCGGGCTGCTGGTGGACCAGCCGTTCTTCACCGTGCGCGAGGAGGCGGCGGTCAACGACCTCGTCTACGCCAACAAGTGCCTGCGCGACCATCTGACGAAGGACTACCTGTGCGTGGCCTTCGCGCAGGGCGGCCTGCTGGCGCTGAAGGTCAAGGGCGAGTCGCTCGGTTCGGTGTGGTTCTCCCCGTACGACGACGCGCGCGACCGGGACGGGTGGTCGGTGCAGGAGCGCGTGGAGCGGCTGTTGCTGCCGTGCGGCGGTGATTTCGACGCCTTTCTGGAGCGGTTGGCGGGCAATCCGCCGGAACTGGAAACGGTGGCCGGTCTGATGGTGGACGGCGGATTCGCACGCTCGGTTCCCGTGTCGGGTCCGGCACGGGTGGAGGGGTGA